The DNA window ACCGTCCGGGCAACCCTCCACTGGACACTCGATGGGAGGTCCATTGAGCGCTCGGTACAAAAGAAGATCGTACTCCACCAGTAGCTCCCACTTTCTCGGGCGCCCCCACCCGAAGGCCGATAGGTAGAATGGACGATCCTGTATCGTACGTGGATTCGCGCTGCGCGGAATTGTCAAAAACAAAGCTCCCCCTTCGAGGGTTGAGTTCGACGGTCTTTTGACGTCATTGCCACGAATCCAGCTTCGGCCTTCTATGATGAACCTGCTGATCAACGTCGATCACGTGGGCACTCTCCGAAACGCCCGCGAAGAGTCGTTTCCGGATCCCGTCCGCGCGGCGGCCCGCTGCGAGCAGGCCGGGGCCGATGGCATCGTCTTCCACCTGCGGGAAGACCGCCGTCACATCCGAGAACGAGACGTGCACCTTCTCAACCAGACGGTAGAGGGCAAGTTAGACTTCGAACTCTCGACCGACGAGGAGGTCGTGTCGATTTGCTGCGACGTGGCGCCGGACCTTGCAACCCTGGTTCCGGAACGCCGCGAAGAGGTCACCACCGAGGGCGGCCTCGACGTGGTGTCGGATCCCGATCGCCTGAAAAACGCCATCGCCCAACTGTACGACGCCGGCGTGGAGCAGGTCAGCCTCTTCGTGGACCCGGTGCAAGAACAGATCGAGGCCGCGGCCCAAACGAAGGCCAACTGCGTGGAACTTCACACGGGGGACTATGCGGATGCCCCCACGGAAGAAGCGCGGATGCAAGAAATCGAGCGCCTCGCTCACGCTGCCTCCGTGGCCCACGAGGCTGGTCTTCGCGTGCACGCCGGCCACGGCCTCGATTATAATAACGTTCCCCTCTTCCGCGAACGCGTCCCTCATGTGGCCGAGGTCTCGATCGGCTTCGCCGTGATGGCCCGTGCCATGCTCGTGGGCATGGACCCGGCGGTGCGTGACATGCGTGCAACGGTGAAAGGCTATTAAGTGCGTTGAGGGTTGTGGCGTTCAGCGTCGAGCGTTCCCTGCGCGGCTTCCGCTGCTCTCCTCATTTCCTCCGCGCTGCATGTTCTTTTCGAAAATGATCCTATTCCCCAAACCCTCAACCCTGAACGCTTAAACGAACCTATGGAAGAACCACCTCCCTTTTTCGAAGATGTCCCGGACGACCACAAGAGCGGATACGTTGCCATTGTGGGCAAGCCCAACGTGGGCAAGAGCACGCTCATGAATGCAATGCTGGGCGAAAAACTATCCATCGTGACGCGCAAGCCGCAAACCACGCGGCACCGCGTCATCGGCATCCACTCCGCCCCCGAGCACCAGGTCATCTTCCTCGACACGCCCGGCATCATCGACCCGCGCTACGGCCTTCACGACGCCATGATGGGCCAGGTGAAGGGCGCGATCCGGGACGCCGACCTGCTGCTCTTCCTCCACGAGGCCACGCAGGAGGAGCCCGACACGCAAAGCCTCCAGCAGATCGGCGACACGCCGGCCTTCCTCGTGCTCACGAAGATGGACCTGATTCCGCAGGACCAGGCCATTCCGCTCGTGGAGTCGTACACCGAGATGCGGGCGTTCGACGAGGTGGTGCCCACCTCCGCCCTCGACGGACAAAACATCGAGACGCTGGTCGACCTCGTGGTGGACACACTGCCGGAGGGACCCCCCTTCTACCCGAAGGACATGATCAGCGAGCACCCGGAGCGCTTCTTCGTCGCCGAGATCGTGCGGGAAAAGGCGTTCCAGCACTACCACCAGGAGCTCCCGTACTCCATCCAGGTCAACATCGTGGAGTATGAGGAGCGGGAGGGCACGCAGAAGGACTACATCGACGCCGAGATCGTGGTGATGAGCGAGTCGCACAAGGGCATCGTGATCGGCGAGGGCGGGCGCGCCATCAAGAAGGTGGGGATGGAGGCACGAAACGACATCGAGTCCTTCCTGCGCACGCCGGTCTACCTCAACCTCCACGTGAAGGTGAAGGAGGACTGGCGCGACCGCGAGCAGCTCCTCCGCTCGTACGGCTACCGCTCGTGAGGAGCGGTACTGCGGAAGACTCAGAACTCCACTCTCGTACGGCAGGCGTCTCCTCCGTACCACATTTCAGACAGGGCGGCCGGGCCGACCGAGACGTGTTCTCGGGCCCCGGCCGTTTTGTGTTGATGGGAGCTCGTCTCCTTGCCCCTCCCGTGCAGGACGATTCTTTGTTCTAACGTCCCGCTTCCGGGTTCTGTAGAACGGTTGATTGTTCTTCCACTCGCCCTTTCGCCCCTCTCTCACCGCCACTGCATGGTAAGCCCCTCCTCCACGAGTGCCCGACGATCCTCGGGGACCGCTGCTTTCGGGACGGTGTGCTTCTGCATTTCGCGGCGGATCGGGTAGGTCGCCCGGAGGTGACTGAAGTAGGTTCCCTGTTCGGACGGCGGCCGATCCAGAATCTGACGCATCCGCTCGTCGTCGGCACGGAGGTCGTACGCCTGCCGGGCGAGATGGTGGAGCCAGTCCGGGCGCGGGAGACGGGCGTCCGGGGCCTGACACCGGAGCGTCCCCGGCTCTTCGGGTTCGAGCACCGTCGCCGGGTCCCATTCAGGGTGAATGTCCAGGTGTTCGCAGAGGGCGGTGTAGAGCATCGTCGTGCCGCGCACCTTGCCGTCGTACGCATAGCCCGCAATGTGGGGCGTCGCCACGTCCACCGCCTCTACGAGCGCAGGATCGGGCGTGGGCTCATTCTCCCACACGTCCAGCACCGCAGCGCCCACAGATCCACTCTCGATCGCCTGAAGCAACGCCGCATTGTCCACCACCGGGCCGCGTGCGGTGTTCAGGAGCCACGCGCCCGGCTGCAGTTGATCAAGCGCCGCCTCGTCGATGAGATGATGCGTTGGATCCGGGCCATCCGTGGTAAGGGGCACGTGCGTCGTAACGATGTCCGACTCGTCAAGCACGGCATCGAGCGACACGTACCCGTGCGAGCGGCCGTCGGCCTCCGCGGCCCGGGCGAGGGGCGGATCGTTGGGAAGCACGGAAAGCCCGAGGGCCGAAAGCCGACGAGCGGCCCGACTCCCCACATTTCCGCACCCGACCACGCCCACGGTCTGCCCCTCAAGCCGCACCTCGTGTTGACGAGCAAGGCGGAGGAGCGCCGCCGTCACGTAATCGGCCACCGAATCGGCGTTGGAGGCCGGAGCATGGGCAAACGCGATGCCCTGCTCCTCCAGATATGGCCGATCGACGTGATCCACCCCAATGGTGGCAGAACCAACGAAGCGAACGGAACTGTCGCCCAGCAATGACGGCCCTACGGGGGTTACACTCCGCACCAAGAGCACGTCGGCGGTCGCCACGGTCGCGGGACCGATGTCGCGCCCCTGAAATCGCTCGATCGTCCCCAGATGTCCGAAAGCCGCATCCACACAGGGAATATTGGCATCAGCAACAATGTGAAGGTCCGGCACAGCGAATTTGTTACAGATGAATCATAAAAGCGCTTCCCATATCCCCCATACAAAAATCTACACGAAAAAGGGTACAGAGAAGGGATCAAGGGAGTATAAACCATTAGTCAATACAGAAGTAAACCAACGTGAATAAATCACGATTGGCTGTTAACCCTCTGATTTCCAGGCCTTTACACGAAATAGAGATCTGGAAACTAATCATCGCCACCGGGAGTAGAGCGGGGGCAGTCATCCGATATGGCACTGAACATCTAAATCTCACTTCTTTCCTGTGCCTTTTCGCTGTTCTACGAATAACAGCTAAACCAACATGAGCAAGCGTGCTCTCATTCTTTGGGTATGTTTTGGGATTTTACTTTTGTCTGCCGCTCGGGTCACAACGGTTCTGCGTCCGGAGGCCTCGGAGGCCCCTCCTCTTAACATCGACACAGAAGCCCCGGCGGTTTCCTCACAGGAGCAGCAATTCAGGCTTCTGAGTGCAACCTACGGCCCGACTGCTCCCGCGGTGGAAGAGCCAACCCTCATGCCCGCAATCGTCGAGGAGAGCACGCTTTGGCTCGCCCGTGCCATTTACTCGGAAACGAAGCTCCCGCACGAGCAGGAGTTGGTGGCGTGGGTCATCCGAAACCGCGTCGAAACTGGCTATCGGGGCCAGACGACCTACAAGGAAGTTGTCTTAGACCCCTATCAGTTTAGCGCGTTTAATCCGGGGGATTCCAAACGATCCTTTTTTCTCAGTCTTACCCCGGAGGTCCAATTGCCCGCCTGGCAACAGGCCCTGTGGATTGCCCATTACGTCCGGCATGCCGATCCCGCATATCGACCCTTTTCAATTGAAACGCGCCACTTCTATAGCGAACGGTCCATGGAAGGACGCCGGCATCCCTACTGGGTGAAGCGGCAGCAGTTCGTATCGCCTGGGTGGGACTACCGAGTGAATGAGCGTCGCTTCCGGTTCTACAAGGAAATCTCCTGACGGCACATCGCCATCGCGAGCAGTTGGTGCAGTTGTTTTCCCTTTGCCCTCCGGTTCGCCCCGACCTGGAAGAGAGACTCGTCCGTACAAACGGCCCCCGAAGACTCTATCTTGAGTTACCACGACGGCATTTCAAGCAGAGCGGAACGACCGCAGATCGCTGAGGCCCCATCGGCAAAAGGATCTCCACACAGGAGACGAGCACTCAGGCACGCCCCCTCTCGTGTGTGAAACCGACGATCAGCCACACCGAACGTGCTCTCTGTAGAATTAAAAAAACGCCCGCCGCTCATTATCGGAGCGACGGGCGCGACTGTTTTCTAGCAGTGAGCAGTAATAGTCCCTAGAAGAGGAGGTTCAGTCGCAAAGCAAAGGTGCTGAACTTGGGACTTTCCTGTGGATCAAAGGTTATACTGGTATCTCCGAGCTCAACCTCTTTATCCTCGTCGACGAAGCTCGTGGCCCCAAACTCGTACCGAAGCTCGGGCTGGAGTCGGACCGAGGAACCGGGCAAAGAGATTTGCGCCCCGATTCCCACGTTGAAGGTGTAGGAGACTCCGGACATGACATCATCAAACTCGTCTTCCCCCCGGGGAATCGTCGCCTTCGGTCCCCCCAAGATGTACGGCGACACGAGCGGGGCAGACAACAGAGTCACCCGTAGGTCCACCGGTACCTCCCAAGCCGACACGGTGTACCGCGGATTCCGCAACTGGTCCGAAATGTTGGAAAACTCAAAGTCGCCGACTCGACGGTAGAAGAAGCCCGGTCGCACATTCAAGGGTCCTAGCGAGAGCTCATATACCAGCCCCACGTGGTAGCCTGTCGAATTATCCAGAGTGGCCTCGGTATTTGTCGCCTGAATATCATCGGTCGACTCAAAGTTGAGCCCTCCACTGACCCCGAGCTGGGCCTGGGCAGGAGCAGCTGTTCCCAGAAAAAGGACCGCTGCGAAGAGCGTTGACAAAAAGAGACGCGTCTGATTGGAGTACATGTCGTGGTAAAGTGTGGTGAGGGAAAAACGGTGAAACGGCCTTCCGTGTCGAGACCGAAACTCAGGAATTTGACACGGTAGGGAGGGCGCACCCACCTGTCGAAAAGTAACGGGAGTCCCTACCCGCATCAATGCACGGATGTAACGTTGCCTCCATCCGGCCTCCCCGACCGCCCGGTTCCCGAAGCATGCGGGAGTCCTTTCGAGGTCGTTACTGTTTGCAGGTCAAAGCCCCTTCAATCGATTGTCGGTCCTGCAACCTCCGTTCCCTTGAGAAGTTGTTCTGAATGGTTTTCCCCGGTTCAGAATCGCCCTGTCCGCTCTTCTCCACTCGTTGCCCGTTCCCTATGAAAATCGGCATCACCTGCTATCCCACCTACGGCGGGAGCGGTGTCGTCGCCACGGAGCTTGGAAAAAACCTGGCCCAGCGCGACCATGAAATCCACTTCATCTCGTCCTCCCTCCCGTTCCGTCTCTCGCACGTCGCCGGAAACATCTTCTTCCACGAGGTGAACGTGCAAAGCTATCCGCTTTTCGACTACCCGCCGTACACGCTGTCGCTCACCAGCAAAATGGTGGACATCGCCAAGCACGCGGGGCTGGACGTATTGCACGTCCACTACGCCATCCCGCATGCGACCAGCGCCGTGATGGCCCGCCAGATTCTCGCCGGGGAGGGGCTCTCGGTCCCCATCGTCACCACCCTGCACGGAACCGACATCACCCTCATCGGGCAGGACCCCTCGTTTGCTCCCGTCGTCACGTGGTCGATCAACGAATCCGACGGCGTAACGGCGGTCTCCAACTACCTGCGCCAGGAGACCTATGACCACTTCGAGGTGAGCAACGGCATCGAGGTGATTCCGAATTTCATCGACACCGACCGCTTCTACCGGCAAGACAAAGAGCACTTTAAGCAGGCGTTGTGCCCGAACGGGGAAAAAGTCATCGTCCACGTCTCCAACTTCCGACCGGTCAAAAACACCAAGCAGGTGGTCGAAATTTTTGCCCGGGTGCGCAACGAACACTCGGACGTAAAGCTTCTGCTCGTGGGCGACGGCCCAGAGCGCGTGCCCACTGAGCGTAAGGCGCGCGACCTAGGAGTCTACGACGACATCCGTTTTCTGGGCAAGCAGGACCCCATCGAGGAGATCCTCTCGATTGCCGATGTGTTTCTCATGCCGAGCGAGTCGGAAACCTTCGGGCTCGCCGCATTGGAAGCGATGGCGTGCAACGTGCCCACGGTCGTGAGCGACGTGGGCGGCCTCCCCGAGCTCGTAGAGGACGGGGAGACCGGCTACCTCTGCCCCGTGAACGACGTGGAGGCGTTCACTGACCGCGTACAGGCCCTACTCGGCGACGACGACCTGCACGGCCGTATGGCCGAGGCTGCCCGGGACCGTGCCGTCGAGACGTTCGACATCGACCGCGTGGTCCCGATGTATGAGCGCTACTACAAACAGGTGCAGGAAAAGGACCCCGAGGTGACGCAGATGAGTGAGTAATACCAACTCACTGTACGAGTGGCTCCGTATCTGACGGAGGTGCGTTTTCTATCGGGGACGATCCCGTTATCGGAGGCGGGATGGTCCGGAAGCAAAAAGAGGCACCTTCGTCGTGCGAACGCCCCCGGTAGCTGCACAATGATCTTCGGCAAGCGGAATGACGCCTGCCCGCTCCTGTCGTCCCCTCCCCCGTCTCTCTTTACATCGGTGGGGAACGTCGTGGCTGATCACGATCGCCCCGACATCGATCCGCGCCACCCGACGTCCTCACTCGTCCCCCCAAGTGCTTCCTTGACGAACGGATTCTGTTGCCGCTCTCGTCCGATCGTGGTCTCGGGCCCGTGTCCAGGATAGATCGTCATCTCGTCGCCAAGAGGCAGAAGCTTCTCGGTGATGGCGTCAAGCAGCTGCGAGCGTGAGGTCTCTGGCAGTCCCTGCGTGCGCCCGATCGAGTTTTGAAACAGTACGTCGCCTGTGAGTGCCTGCTGACTGTCCGCATCAATGAACGAGATGGAATCGGGCGAGTGGCCGGGCGTATGAAGTACGTCGAGCGTTACCGAGCCAAACGAGACGGTGTCGCCCTCCGCGAGAAACGTGGTGGGCACCGTCGGGGGCTCCACCTCCACACCGAAGGCCTTCGCCTGCTCGTCCGCCCGTTCAATGAACGGCACGGCGGCCTCGTGGG is part of the Salinibacter sp. 10B genome and encodes:
- a CDS encoding pyridoxine 5'-phosphate synthase, with protein sequence MMNLLINVDHVGTLRNAREESFPDPVRAAARCEQAGADGIVFHLREDRRHIRERDVHLLNQTVEGKLDFELSTDEEVVSICCDVAPDLATLVPERREEVTTEGGLDVVSDPDRLKNAIAQLYDAGVEQVSLFVDPVQEQIEAAAQTKANCVELHTGDYADAPTEEARMQEIERLAHAASVAHEAGLRVHAGHGLDYNNVPLFRERVPHVAEVSIGFAVMARAMLVGMDPAVRDMRATVKGY
- the era gene encoding GTPase Era gives rise to the protein MEEPPPFFEDVPDDHKSGYVAIVGKPNVGKSTLMNAMLGEKLSIVTRKPQTTRHRVIGIHSAPEHQVIFLDTPGIIDPRYGLHDAMMGQVKGAIRDADLLLFLHEATQEEPDTQSLQQIGDTPAFLVLTKMDLIPQDQAIPLVESYTEMRAFDEVVPTSALDGQNIETLVDLVVDTLPEGPPFYPKDMISEHPERFFVAEIVREKAFQHYHQELPYSIQVNIVEYEEREGTQKDYIDAEIVVMSESHKGIVIGEGGRAIKKVGMEARNDIESFLRTPVYLNLHVKVKEDWRDREQLLRSYGYRS
- a CDS encoding 4-phosphoerythronate dehydrogenase, with the protein product MPDLHIVADANIPCVDAAFGHLGTIERFQGRDIGPATVATADVLLVRSVTPVGPSLLGDSSVRFVGSATIGVDHVDRPYLEEQGIAFAHAPASNADSVADYVTAALLRLARQHEVRLEGQTVGVVGCGNVGSRAARRLSALGLSVLPNDPPLARAAEADGRSHGYVSLDAVLDESDIVTTHVPLTTDGPDPTHHLIDEAALDQLQPGAWLLNTARGPVVDNAALLQAIESGSVGAAVLDVWENEPTPDPALVEAVDVATPHIAGYAYDGKVRGTTMLYTALCEHLDIHPEWDPATVLEPEEPGTLRCQAPDARLPRPDWLHHLARQAYDLRADDERMRQILDRPPSEQGTYFSHLRATYPIRREMQKHTVPKAAVPEDRRALVEEGLTMQWR
- a CDS encoding cell wall hydrolase, with the translated sequence MSKRALILWVCFGILLLSAARVTTVLRPEASEAPPLNIDTEAPAVSSQEQQFRLLSATYGPTAPAVEEPTLMPAIVEESTLWLARAIYSETKLPHEQELVAWVIRNRVETGYRGQTTYKEVVLDPYQFSAFNPGDSKRSFFLSLTPEVQLPAWQQALWIAHYVRHADPAYRPFSIETRHFYSERSMEGRRHPYWVKRQQFVSPGWDYRVNERRFRFYKEIS
- a CDS encoding outer membrane beta-barrel protein; amino-acid sequence: MYSNQTRLFLSTLFAAVLFLGTAAPAQAQLGVSGGLNFESTDDIQATNTEATLDNSTGYHVGLVYELSLGPLNVRPGFFYRRVGDFEFSNISDQLRNPRYTVSAWEVPVDLRVTLLSAPLVSPYILGGPKATIPRGEDEFDDVMSGVSYTFNVGIGAQISLPGSSVRLQPELRYEFGATSFVDEDKEVELGDTSITFDPQESPKFSTFALRLNLLF
- the bshA gene encoding N-acetyl-alpha-D-glucosaminyl L-malate synthase BshA, which codes for MKIGITCYPTYGGSGVVATELGKNLAQRDHEIHFISSSLPFRLSHVAGNIFFHEVNVQSYPLFDYPPYTLSLTSKMVDIAKHAGLDVLHVHYAIPHATSAVMARQILAGEGLSVPIVTTLHGTDITLIGQDPSFAPVVTWSINESDGVTAVSNYLRQETYDHFEVSNGIEVIPNFIDTDRFYRQDKEHFKQALCPNGEKVIVHVSNFRPVKNTKQVVEIFARVRNEHSDVKLLLVGDGPERVPTERKARDLGVYDDIRFLGKQDPIEEILSIADVFLMPSESETFGLAALEAMACNVPTVVSDVGGLPELVEDGETGYLCPVNDVEAFTDRVQALLGDDDLHGRMAEAARDRAVETFDIDRVVPMYERYYKQVQEKDPEVTQMSE
- a CDS encoding MBL fold metallo-hydrolase encodes the protein MHVEAFTFNSFMTNCYLCHDNGEAVLVDASCATEEEQQEVLRVVEEHDLNVRHLLLTHAHVDHIFGCRFFEEHFDATFKAHEAAVPFIERADEQAKAFGVEVEPPTVPTTFLAEGDTVSFGSVTLDVLHTPGHSPDSISFIDADSQQALTGDVLFQNSIGRTQGLPETSRSQLLDAITEKLLPLGDEMTIYPGHGPETTIGRERQQNPFVKEALGGTSEDVGWRGSMSGRS